A window of the Arenibacter algicola genome harbors these coding sequences:
- a CDS encoding DUF6747 family protein yields MKNVLLVREIYLEAFRNLGHAFVKSFFKVMSWFCFASFLIVLYAFVFRITTGFAFD; encoded by the coding sequence ATGAAAAACGTTCTATTAGTAAGAGAAATTTATTTAGAGGCATTTAGAAACCTGGGCCACGCTTTCGTTAAATCTTTTTTTAAGGTGATGAGCTGGTTTTGCTTTGCTAGTTTCTTAATTGTACTCTATGCATTTGTATTCAGAATTACAACGGGCTTTGCCTTTGATTAA
- the tnpA gene encoding IS200/IS605 family transposase, translated as MGHTLRKGSHTVIRLTCHLVWVTKYRYKVLSGDVQKRCRELLMQICEAEGIEIMKGVVSSDHVHMHVEYAPRMNVSSMVKQMKGRTSRKLQQEFPHLKERYWGQHFWASGYGVWSTGNVTDKMVNDYLEHHRRDGSDNSNFILE; from the coding sequence ATGGGTCATACATTGAGAAAGGGATCGCATACCGTTATCCGGTTGACTTGTCATCTGGTTTGGGTTACCAAGTATAGATATAAGGTATTAAGTGGGGATGTTCAGAAGCGTTGTCGTGAGCTTCTCATGCAAATATGTGAAGCTGAAGGGATTGAGATTATGAAAGGAGTGGTGAGCTCCGATCATGTTCATATGCACGTTGAATACGCCCCTAGGATGAATGTAAGTTCGATGGTCAAACAAATGAAAGGCAGGACATCGAGAAAGCTCCAACAGGAGTTTCCTCATTTAAAGGAGCGCTATTGGGGTCAGCATTTTTGGGCGAGCGGTTATGGAGTCTGGAGTACGGGCAATGTAACCGATAAGATGGTCAATGATTATTTGGAGCATCATAGACGGGACGGTTCGGATAATTCCAATTTTATATTGGAATAG
- a CDS encoding DUF4837 family protein translates to MKKIGAVVLLLSLIIVSCEEKEKKKYLPESIGAINSLAVVMDNELWEGKVGDRVRQHFAAPVLGLSWEEPLFTINQMPPKVFSGTIIQTRSVLFIAQDTLSLAHIKTDTYATPQKVGVIKGRTDEEIISNLDSKADEIIKEFKEVEIQESQKRFLKSLSKETVLNDKLGITLSLPSIYKLGKQENNFIWIDRQIQKGSMNIIAYDIPNDYFKNDSTFVKDIVAMRDSIGKQYIPGPDVPGKITYMMTEKAFAPYVFPVEIANRKAAEVRGIWEISGYPMAGPFLTYIINDDKNNRKVVIEGFVFAPATEKRDDMFQLEAILKTVKFTDKK, encoded by the coding sequence ATGAAAAAAATTGGCGCAGTAGTATTATTACTTTCTTTGATTATTGTCTCTTGTGAAGAAAAAGAGAAAAAGAAATATCTGCCAGAATCCATAGGTGCCATAAATTCCTTGGCGGTTGTAATGGACAATGAGTTGTGGGAAGGAAAAGTTGGGGATCGGGTAAGACAGCATTTTGCAGCACCAGTTCTTGGCCTTTCTTGGGAGGAACCCCTCTTCACCATTAATCAAATGCCCCCAAAAGTCTTCTCTGGCACTATTATACAAACCCGTTCGGTACTTTTTATTGCCCAGGATACGTTGAGCCTTGCCCACATTAAAACCGATACCTATGCCACTCCCCAAAAAGTAGGAGTCATCAAAGGAAGGACGGATGAAGAAATTATTTCAAATTTGGATTCCAAAGCGGATGAGATTATCAAAGAATTTAAGGAGGTCGAAATCCAAGAGTCCCAAAAGCGCTTCTTAAAATCACTTAGCAAGGAAACGGTATTAAACGACAAGTTGGGCATAACCCTGTCCCTACCCTCAATTTATAAACTAGGCAAGCAGGAAAACAATTTTATATGGATCGACAGACAGATCCAAAAAGGGAGTATGAATATTATAGCATATGATATTCCCAACGATTATTTTAAAAACGACTCCACCTTTGTCAAGGATATTGTGGCCATGCGGGATTCTATAGGAAAGCAATATATCCCGGGGCCCGATGTACCTGGAAAAATAACCTATATGATGACCGAGAAAGCCTTTGCCCCATACGTTTTTCCAGTGGAAATTGCCAATAGAAAGGCTGCCGAAGTTAGGGGCATATGGGAGATAAGTGGATATCCCATGGCCGGACCTTTTCTGACCTACATCATAAACGACGACAAAAACAATAGGAAAGTGGTCATCGAAGGTTTTGTTTTCGCTCCAGCCACTGAAAAAAGAGACGATATGTTCCAGCTTGAAGCCATTTTAAAAACCGTGAAGTTCACGGATAAAAAATAA
- a CDS encoding lytic transglycosylase domain-containing protein, giving the protein MKTSRYILLGVLSMGFLVTGVAQEFDSIPTAKKGLNAPKLQEISVDTTAMDMEGVEQMETMEAQDDIQDNPLLLVKGQKKYDLKDRPETAKFDSLWMKELYDSSSLFDSIYQDITSLEIDSVYHFNVDTDTLKARLKLLNQKTPFNIVYNPSLENVIRYFLTRKRDMMSRMLTISQFYFPLFEQELDNQNVPLELKYLAIVESALNPRARSRVGATGLWQFMYGTGKMYDLDVSSYVDERSDPINSTKAASLYLKKLHDIFNDWDLALAAYNSGPGNVNKAIRRSGGYKNYWNIRRNLPRETAGYVPAFLATMYIFEYAEEHGFTRQVTDRPYFETDTIHVKSTITFNQISELVDVSEEELMFLNPAYKLKVIPYVKDKNYALRLPVDALGKFVANEEAIYAHVQNQLKSKEEPLPQIVQSKDQITYKVRSGDFLGKIAERYGVGVSQIKNWNGLRSNNLRIGQRLTIYPRKIPSSISSTNASKSSTNSVAAAGTKVHTVKSGDSLWTISKKYPGISIDNLRKWNGISGNDIKPGTKLKLCDCSS; this is encoded by the coding sequence ATGAAAACATCCAGATATATTTTATTGGGAGTCTTGTCTATGGGTTTCTTGGTTACAGGCGTAGCACAGGAATTTGATTCAATACCTACTGCAAAAAAGGGCCTAAACGCTCCAAAGTTACAAGAAATTTCAGTGGACACTACTGCCATGGATATGGAAGGTGTTGAGCAGATGGAAACAATGGAGGCCCAGGATGATATTCAGGACAATCCGTTGCTTTTGGTGAAAGGGCAAAAAAAGTACGATTTAAAGGACCGTCCGGAAACTGCCAAGTTCGATAGCCTATGGATGAAAGAGTTGTACGATAGTTCCTCCTTATTCGATTCCATTTATCAGGACATTACTTCCTTGGAAATAGATTCCGTATATCATTTCAATGTAGATACGGATACCTTAAAGGCCAGACTGAAGCTCCTAAATCAAAAAACCCCCTTTAACATCGTTTACAATCCTTCATTGGAAAATGTAATTCGCTACTTTCTTACCCGTAAAAGGGATATGATGAGCAGGATGTTGACTATAAGCCAGTTTTATTTCCCCTTGTTCGAACAGGAATTGGACAATCAAAATGTACCCTTGGAACTTAAATATTTGGCCATTGTTGAGTCGGCACTTAATCCGAGGGCCCGCTCAAGGGTAGGTGCCACTGGATTATGGCAATTTATGTACGGAACCGGAAAAATGTACGATTTGGATGTAAGTAGTTATGTGGATGAACGCAGCGATCCTATTAATTCTACCAAAGCGGCAAGTTTGTACCTTAAAAAGCTACACGATATTTTTAATGATTGGGATTTGGCCCTTGCGGCCTATAATTCAGGGCCAGGTAATGTAAACAAGGCTATAAGAAGATCTGGTGGCTACAAAAATTACTGGAACATTAGAAGAAACCTTCCCCGGGAAACTGCCGGATATGTACCTGCATTTTTGGCTACCATGTATATTTTTGAATATGCGGAAGAACACGGTTTTACAAGACAGGTCACGGATAGACCTTATTTTGAGACAGATACCATACATGTGAAAAGCACTATTACCTTTAATCAAATCTCGGAATTGGTAGATGTTAGCGAAGAAGAATTGATGTTTTTGAATCCGGCCTACAAATTAAAGGTAATACCTTATGTCAAGGACAAAAATTATGCCCTGCGACTTCCAGTGGATGCATTAGGAAAATTTGTCGCCAATGAGGAGGCAATCTACGCCCATGTGCAGAATCAACTAAAATCCAAAGAAGAGCCCTTACCACAAATAGTGCAATCCAAAGATCAAATTACGTACAAGGTTCGCAGTGGCGATTTCTTGGGAAAGATTGCAGAAAGGTACGGAGTGGGTGTTAGCCAAATTAAAAATTGGAACGGTCTACGAAGCAATAACCTTAGAATAGGACAAAGATTGACTATTTATCCAAGAAAAATTCCCTCATCAATAAGTTCGACAAATGCCAGCAAAAGCTCAACAAATTCAGTGGCTGCGGCGGGTACCAAGGTACATACGGTTAAAAGTGGGGACTCACTTTGGACCATTTCAAAAAAATATCCTGGAATTAGTATAGATAATTTACGAAAATGGAACGGTATTAGTGGTAATGACATAAAACCGGGCACAAAATTAAAATTGTGCGATTGTTCTTCGTAA
- a CDS encoding phosphoglycerate kinase gives MKTINDFNFKGKKALIRVDFNVPLDADFNVTDDNRIEAAKPTIIKVLEDGGSAVLMSHLGRPDGKVNPDLSLEHICSKVSEVLGVKVKFSTDSIGPVAEKAVAELKSGEVLLLENLRFHSEEEKGDKNFAEQLSKLGDVYVNDAFGTAHRAHASTTIVAQFFPEKKCFGFLLAKEIEAIEKVMRTGEKPVTAILGGAKVSSKITIIENILDKVDHLIIGGGMTYTFVKAKGGKVGDSICEDDKMELALEILEQAKKKGVEVHIPVDVLAADDFNNNANTKIVNSNEIPEGWQGLDAGPKTLEIFKEIILKSKTILWNGPIGVFEMESFAKGTIAIGNYIDEATKKGAFSLVGGGDSVAAVKQFGFENKVSYVSTGGGAMLESLEGKTLPGIAAILA, from the coding sequence ATGAAAACCATCAACGATTTTAATTTTAAAGGTAAAAAAGCATTAATAAGGGTAGATTTTAATGTTCCATTGGACGCGGATTTTAATGTAACCGACGATAATAGAATTGAAGCTGCAAAGCCTACTATCATAAAAGTATTGGAAGATGGCGGAAGTGCCGTACTAATGAGCCATTTAGGAAGGCCCGACGGAAAAGTGAATCCTGATCTGTCCCTAGAACACATCTGTAGCAAGGTATCCGAGGTACTTGGTGTAAAGGTAAAATTCTCAACGGATAGCATCGGTCCAGTAGCAGAAAAGGCTGTGGCCGAATTAAAGAGTGGTGAAGTTCTTTTGTTGGAAAACCTAAGGTTTCATTCAGAAGAGGAAAAAGGAGACAAAAACTTCGCAGAACAATTATCCAAACTAGGGGATGTTTATGTAAATGATGCCTTTGGAACTGCACATAGGGCCCATGCCTCCACTACAATAGTTGCCCAATTTTTTCCAGAAAAGAAATGTTTTGGGTTCTTGTTGGCCAAAGAAATTGAAGCCATAGAAAAAGTTATGAGAACAGGGGAAAAGCCAGTGACCGCTATTTTGGGAGGGGCAAAGGTATCTTCAAAAATTACGATTATCGAAAACATTTTGGATAAAGTAGACCATCTTATTATTGGTGGGGGAATGACCTACACTTTTGTTAAAGCCAAAGGCGGAAAGGTTGGAGATTCTATCTGTGAGGACGATAAAATGGAATTGGCCTTGGAAATTCTTGAGCAGGCCAAGAAAAAAGGAGTAGAAGTGCATATCCCGGTAGATGTTTTGGCTGCGGACGACTTTAACAACAACGCCAATACCAAGATTGTAAATTCCAACGAGATTCCAGAAGGTTGGCAAGGTTTGGACGCAGGGCCCAAAACCTTGGAAATATTTAAAGAAATAATCTTAAAATCGAAAACTATTTTGTGGAATGGTCCTATAGGCGTTTTTGAAATGGAGAGCTTTGCCAAAGGTACCATTGCCATTGGTAATTATATTGATGAAGCAACAAAAAAAGGTGCCTTTTCTTTAGTGGGTGGCGGAGATTCTGTTGCCGCGGTCAAGCAATTTGGTTTTGAAAACAAGGTAAGCTATGTTTCTACTGGCGGAGGTGCCATGTTGGAAAGCCTTGAAGGCAAAACCCTTCCCGGAATAGCAGCAATATTGGCATAA
- a CDS encoding DNA polymerase III subunit, translating into MLFKDILGLSHIKNHLVSSADAGRIPHAQLFVGPEGCGTLPMALCYVQYLLCCNSEGENNNGNSACNTKFNSLAHPDVHFAFPVSNSDKVKSHAVSDHYLEEWRLFIKEQPYGNLFDWYKLIGIENKQGQIGVDEAQDVVKKLSLKSYEGGYKALIIWMAEKMNTSTANKLLKLIEEPPDKTVLILIAEDEEQIIQTIRSRCQILHFPRLAEEAISQALIDRGVSEEDAHRISHEANGNFNKALDFMNNDSEDLVFEKWFVQWVRSAFKAKGNKAAIHDLISWSEVVAKTGRETQKKFLNYCMSVMRQALLINYNTRELAFMRIHVEGFQLEKFAPFVHENNIVPIVKELEDAIYHIERNGNSKLILMDLSIKLTRLLHKKAA; encoded by the coding sequence ATGCTATTCAAGGATATTTTAGGACTTTCCCATATAAAGAATCATCTGGTATCCAGTGCCGATGCAGGTCGTATACCCCACGCCCAATTATTCGTCGGCCCAGAGGGCTGTGGCACCTTGCCAATGGCTTTGTGTTATGTGCAATACTTGCTTTGTTGCAACAGTGAGGGGGAAAATAATAACGGCAACAGCGCCTGTAACACCAAATTTAACTCCTTGGCACATCCGGATGTGCATTTTGCCTTTCCGGTTTCCAATTCGGATAAGGTAAAAAGCCATGCCGTTAGTGATCATTATTTGGAGGAATGGCGCCTATTTATAAAGGAACAGCCCTATGGAAATCTCTTTGATTGGTATAAATTAATAGGGATTGAAAATAAACAGGGACAGATTGGTGTGGACGAGGCCCAAGATGTGGTAAAGAAACTTTCTTTGAAATCATACGAAGGCGGATATAAGGCCCTGATTATTTGGATGGCCGAAAAAATGAATACCTCTACCGCCAACAAACTTCTGAAATTGATTGAAGAGCCGCCGGACAAAACGGTATTGATTTTAATTGCAGAAGATGAAGAACAAATAATCCAGACGATACGATCTAGGTGCCAAATATTGCATTTTCCCCGGTTGGCGGAAGAAGCCATTTCTCAGGCACTTATAGACAGGGGAGTTTCCGAGGAGGATGCCCATAGAATATCGCATGAAGCCAATGGCAATTTTAATAAGGCCCTCGATTTCATGAACAACGATTCCGAGGACTTGGTATTTGAGAAGTGGTTTGTGCAATGGGTTAGAAGCGCCTTTAAGGCCAAGGGCAACAAGGCAGCGATCCACGATCTTATTTCTTGGAGCGAAGTGGTGGCAAAGACAGGGAGGGAGACCCAGAAAAAGTTTTTGAATTATTGCATGTCCGTAATGAGGCAGGCCCTGTTGATCAATTACAATACCCGTGAATTGGCATTTATGAGGATTCATGTAGAGGGATTTCAATTGGAAAAGTTTGCCCCATTCGTACATGAAAATAACATTGTTCCCATTGTGAAGGAATTGGAGGACGCCATTTATCACATCGAAAGAAATGGTAATTCCAAACTAATATTGATGGATTTATCTATTAAATTAACAAGATTGTTACACAAAAAGGCCGCCTAA
- a CDS encoding patatin-like phospholipase family protein has protein sequence MDLSQIKSKSVGLVLSGGGVKGMAHIGMIQALNEFGISTRVVSGTSVGALIGALYANGNSVSEMLQFFKETPLFRYNFMTILKPGLLDTERYFDLFSNYFPRNTFESLQRKLYVVATDLQKGDEKIFSEGELIRPLLASAALPPVFSPVAINGRLYADGGIMNNFPYDVVAVSSDFVIGSNVSGIREIPKEGIKSSLQLANRTTSLMIYAINRNKVNKCDLLFEPRALELIGILDKKGIEKAYTIGYEHAIRVMEQKFQ, from the coding sequence ATGGATTTATCGCAAATTAAATCAAAATCGGTTGGACTGGTATTGTCCGGAGGGGGCGTAAAGGGAATGGCACATATAGGGATGATCCAAGCCCTTAACGAATTTGGCATTAGTACCCGGGTCGTTTCGGGCACCAGTGTTGGGGCATTGATAGGGGCATTGTATGCCAACGGTAATTCGGTTTCCGAAATGCTTCAGTTTTTTAAGGAAACACCCCTCTTCCGCTATAATTTTATGACTATTTTAAAACCGGGCCTGTTGGACACGGAAAGGTACTTCGATTTGTTCTCAAATTATTTTCCGAGAAATACCTTTGAGTCTTTGCAGCGCAAACTTTATGTTGTAGCTACCGACTTGCAAAAAGGGGATGAAAAAATATTTTCTGAAGGGGAATTGATTAGACCTTTATTGGCCTCTGCAGCCTTACCTCCTGTTTTTAGTCCGGTGGCTATTAATGGACGTTTATATGCCGATGGAGGTATAATGAACAATTTCCCTTATGATGTAGTTGCCGTTTCATCAGATTTTGTAATTGGGAGTAATGTTTCCGGAATCAGGGAAATTCCCAAAGAAGGAATAAAGTCGTCCTTGCAGTTGGCCAATAGGACTACCTCTTTGATGATTTATGCCATTAACAGGAACAAAGTTAATAAATGCGACCTATTGTTCGAACCCAGAGCCTTGGAGCTCATTGGTATATTGGACAAAAAGGGAATTGAAAAAGCCTATACCATTGGTTACGAGCACGCCATAAGGGTAATGGAGCAGAAATTTCAGTAG
- a CDS encoding ferredoxin--NADP reductase: MAQFHSLTVQKIKPLTPNSVAITFAIPKELIQTFAFTAGQYITIKKEIKGKELRRAYSISSSPKCEGITIGVKKVDKGGFSDFAHNKLKVGDVLEVMPPEGRFIFKPSPNPRNIVAFAAGSGITPIMSIAKTVLESNSKNNFVLVYGNKSYKETMFYTDLVKLQLEYTNRFHIYFILSQTQEDESIFGRIEASTVNYVLKNKHKNLEFNDYYLCGPEAMIQLVTENLKDKGISEDKIHFELFTSTEIKDELPEKPEGKTQLTVIVDDEEFSLSMDKGTLVLDAVLKENIDAPYSCQGGVCSSCIARIKEGKADMVKNQILTDGEIAEGLILTCQAHPTTPTLTVDYDDV, encoded by the coding sequence ATGGCCCAATTTCATTCGCTTACCGTTCAAAAAATTAAACCGCTTACCCCTAACTCAGTTGCAATAACTTTTGCCATTCCAAAAGAACTGATCCAGACCTTTGCCTTTACTGCCGGTCAGTACATCACCATTAAAAAGGAAATAAAGGGCAAGGAATTGCGCAGGGCATATTCTATTAGTTCCTCTCCTAAATGTGAGGGCATTACCATTGGTGTTAAGAAAGTGGACAAGGGGGGCTTTTCAGATTTTGCACATAACAAACTTAAGGTAGGGGATGTATTGGAAGTAATGCCTCCGGAAGGCCGATTTATTTTTAAACCCTCTCCTAATCCAAGGAACATAGTGGCCTTTGCGGCAGGTAGCGGTATTACTCCGATCATGAGTATTGCCAAAACCGTTTTGGAATCCAATTCCAAAAATAATTTTGTGTTGGTATATGGGAATAAATCCTATAAGGAAACCATGTTTTATACCGATTTGGTGAAGCTTCAATTAGAATATACCAATAGGTTTCATATCTATTTTATTTTGAGTCAGACCCAAGAGGACGAATCTATTTTTGGACGTATAGAAGCCTCTACGGTTAACTATGTACTCAAAAACAAACATAAAAACCTGGAATTCAACGATTATTATCTCTGTGGGCCGGAGGCAATGATACAGTTGGTGACCGAAAACCTAAAAGACAAGGGCATTTCTGAGGATAAGATTCATTTTGAACTGTTTACCTCAACAGAGATCAAGGACGAACTTCCGGAGAAACCGGAAGGAAAGACCCAACTTACCGTTATTGTGGATGATGAGGAATTTTCCCTGTCCATGGATAAAGGTACCCTGGTACTGGATGCCGTTTTAAAAGAGAACATAGATGCTCCCTATTCCTGCCAAGGTGGAGTATGTAGCAGTTGCATTGCGCGTATCAAGGAAGGAAAGGCCGACATGGTAAAAAACCAAATATTAACCGATGGTGAAATAGCCGAAGGATTGATCCTTACTTGTCAGGCGCACCCCACTACCCCTACTTTAACCGTGGATTACGACGATGTGTAA
- a CDS encoding DUF5687 family protein yields MLKHFLTLEWKSFFRSASFKANLAIKIFMVFGALYFMAVFLGLGIGAFYIIEKQAWGDPLLVVNRFMVYYLVGDLYIRYMLQKMPITNIKPLLYLPINKSKIVGYSLGKTVVSFFNWSHAFFFVPFSVVLVVEGYSPMGVMGWHLGTMALFLCNNFINVLVNNKDNVFYMLLGLFSLLGICQYYGLFNITTYTSPFFNILYELPWMAFLTWGLLIAVATSAFTYFKRHMYLDAGLAGKKSMAKTEDYAWLNRFGNLGTFLKNDIKLIRRNKRSKTAVIMSFFFIFYGLLFFTGGIEAYDGPVWKIFAGIFISGGFLFSFGQFVPSWDSSYYPLMMSQNIRYREYLTSKWYLIIMATAASTILASFYIYFGWDAYLAVIVGAIYNIGVNSYLVLWGGAYIKTPIDLTSNKKAFGDKQAFNSKTLLLTLPKLILPLGVYALGHYLISPTAGYIFVGMAGVIGFGFRNKVFAMIESIYKKEKYKTLAAYKQKT; encoded by the coding sequence ATGCTAAAGCACTTTCTTACGCTTGAATGGAAATCCTTTTTTAGATCCGCCTCTTTTAAAGCCAATCTTGCCATAAAGATCTTTATGGTTTTTGGGGCCCTCTATTTTATGGCTGTATTTCTAGGGCTTGGAATTGGGGCTTTTTATATCATTGAAAAGCAAGCTTGGGGAGACCCCCTCTTGGTGGTAAATAGGTTCATGGTTTATTATTTAGTAGGGGATCTGTACATTAGGTATATGCTTCAGAAAATGCCGATTACCAATATTAAGCCTTTGCTGTACCTACCTATTAACAAAAGTAAGATAGTAGGGTATTCCTTAGGGAAAACGGTAGTTTCATTTTTCAATTGGTCACATGCATTTTTCTTTGTGCCCTTTTCTGTAGTATTAGTGGTTGAGGGTTACTCCCCTATGGGGGTCATGGGTTGGCATTTGGGAACCATGGCGCTCTTTTTGTGCAATAATTTTATTAACGTATTGGTCAATAATAAGGACAATGTTTTTTACATGCTGCTGGGCCTTTTTTCGCTCTTGGGAATTTGTCAATATTATGGACTGTTTAATATAACAACCTACACCTCGCCATTTTTTAATATACTTTATGAGCTACCTTGGATGGCCTTTTTAACTTGGGGGTTGCTAATAGCGGTGGCAACTTCTGCTTTTACCTATTTTAAAAGGCATATGTATCTGGATGCCGGACTGGCGGGAAAGAAATCTATGGCCAAAACGGAGGACTATGCCTGGTTGAACCGTTTTGGGAATTTGGGTACATTTTTAAAGAACGATATTAAATTGATTAGGAGGAACAAGAGGTCAAAAACCGCTGTAATCATGAGTTTCTTCTTTATTTTTTATGGACTTCTCTTTTTTACGGGTGGTATAGAGGCTTACGACGGCCCGGTTTGGAAAATATTTGCCGGGATTTTTATTTCCGGGGGGTTCTTATTCAGTTTTGGTCAGTTTGTGCCAAGTTGGGACAGTTCATACTATCCCTTAATGATGAGTCAGAATATCAGGTACAGGGAATATTTAACTTCCAAATGGTACTTGATAATCATGGCTACCGCGGCAAGTACTATTCTAGCTTCCTTCTATATATACTTTGGCTGGGATGCCTATTTGGCGGTGATTGTTGGGGCCATTTACAATATTGGTGTCAATTCCTATCTGGTTTTATGGGGCGGGGCCTATATTAAAACACCCATTGATCTAACATCCAATAAAAAGGCATTTGGGGACAAACAGGCCTTTAATTCAAAAACCTTGTTATTGACTTTGCCCAAGCTAATTCTGCCCTTGGGGGTTTATGCCCTGGGCCATTATTTAATTAGTCCAACCGCGGGCTATATTTTTGTTGGTATGGCGGGGGTTATCGGATTTGGATTTAGAAATAAGGTGTTTGCCATGATTGAGTCCATTTACAAGAAGGAAAAGTATAAGACGCTTGCGGCCTACAAACAAAAAACATAA
- a CDS encoding ABC transporter ATP-binding protein — MITVQNLTKKYGESIVLNIESLEIPKGQSFGLVGNNGAGKTTFFSLMLDLIQPTTGHIVNNGVQIDSSESWKPFTSAFIDETFLIGYLTPEEYFYFIGELRGRNKADVDSLLAGFEDFFHDEILGQKKYLRDLSKGNQKKVGIVASFIGNPEVIILDEPFANLDPTTQIKLKGIIKDLAASKEVTVLVSSHDLIHVTEVCERIVVLNKGELVRDIQTSKETLKELEVFFGG, encoded by the coding sequence ATGATTACAGTCCAAAATTTAACAAAAAAATACGGGGAGTCCATCGTGTTAAATATTGAAAGTTTGGAAATCCCCAAGGGTCAAAGTTTTGGTCTAGTGGGCAACAACGGTGCCGGAAAGACCACGTTTTTTAGTTTAATGCTAGATTTAATTCAGCCTACTACAGGACATATCGTTAATAATGGCGTGCAAATAGATTCAAGTGAGTCTTGGAAACCATTTACATCGGCATTTATTGATGAGACCTTTTTAATTGGATACTTAACTCCGGAGGAGTACTTTTATTTCATAGGGGAACTGAGGGGTCGTAACAAGGCCGATGTAGACAGTTTGTTGGCCGGGTTCGAAGATTTTTTTCACGATGAAATTTTGGGTCAGAAAAAATACTTGAGGGACTTATCCAAAGGAAATCAGAAAAAAGTTGGAATCGTTGCCTCCTTCATTGGTAATCCCGAAGTAATTATATTGGACGAACCTTTTGCCAACTTGGATCCAACTACCCAAATAAAGCTAAAAGGGATTATCAAGGATCTGGCGGCCAGTAAAGAAGTTACCGTTCTGGTTTCCAGTCATGATCTTATCCATGTTACTGAGGTTTGCGAGAGGATCGTAGTGCTCAACAAGGGAGAGCTGGTAAGGGATATCCAGACCTCTAAGGAAACCCTTAAGGAGTTGGAAGTATTTTTTGGAGGATAA